The segment TATCTTTTCGCTGGAATATGACTGAGGCTTATAATCAGCTACAGCTGCAGATTTAACAACTACATCTTGATCTTTATAGTTATCTAAAACTGCATTCAACATCTCACTATTTGTATTTACTGAAATAAATTTAACCCCAAAAGGCCTTCTTAAACTACTAGGTCCAGATATTAAAGTAACATCAGCTCCTCTATCCCTAGCTTCCTCAGCTATAGAATATCCCATTTTTCCACTAGATCTATTTGTAATATACCTAACCGGATCAATAGGTGCTATAGTCGGCCCTGCTGTTACTAAGACTTTTTTGCCTTTCATATCTTTAGGACAATCTAACATACCAATTATAGTATCAGAAATAACATCTGTAGGGGCTAATTTTCCCTCACCTACATCACCACAAGCTAATCTTCCAGTATCAGGTAGAATAAATTCATAACCCAAACCTTTAAGTCTACTTATATTTTCTTGAACTATAGCATTAGTATACATATTAGTATTCATAGCTGGAGCAAAAACCACTTTTGATTTTGTCGCCATAATAGTAGTGGAAAGCATGTCATCCGCTATACCATTTGAAACCTTTCCAATAATATTGGCAGTAGCCGGAATAATGGCAATCAAATCAGCTTTTTTGCCAAAGAAATATGTTGTATTTCCCAGTGTTTCGGTTCATCAAACATATCATTAATAACCATATTTTGACTTAGTGCTTGAAAGCTTAGGGGATTTACAAACTCACAAGCAGATTTTGTCATTATAACATGGACTTCTATACCTTGTTTTTTTAATCTACTAACAACATCTAAAGCCTTGTATACAGCTATTCCTCCCGTTACTCCTAATACTACAGTTTTTACTTTACACATATTATTTTATTCCTTCTTTCCCCTCTTCTATGCAAAGTAATCCTCTATTTATTTCGTTTATAGCTATAGTAACTGGCTTAGTCGAATCAGTTTCAGTAAGTGGTTTTTCACCTTCTATAATTTGTCTTGCTCTTTTTGACGCAACGATAATCAACGAATATCTATTATCCACCTTACCTAATAGATCCATAAGAGGTGGTTCTATCATTGCTA is part of the Haloimpatiens sp. FM7315 genome and harbors:
- the rpoZ gene encoding DNA-directed RNA polymerase subunit omega, producing MIEPPLMDLLGKVDNRYSLIIVASKRARQIIEGEKPLTETDSTKPVTIAINEINRGLLCIEEGKEGIK